Proteins encoded by one window of Anderseniella sp. Alg231-50:
- a CDS encoding type III polyketide synthase, with product MDVVLAGMSTVVPDAKLPQTLVLDWARRTLGSRFAQFERMSKAFDNAGIESRYAVADMSWFETPKSWPERNSVYLEGATQLFVRSATGALDDAGWDADEVDAIVTVSSTGIATPTLEARAHLEMGFREDVTRIPVFGLGCAGGVSGLAIARDFAAAHEGTKVLLVAVEACTVSFCAGIPRKADIIGSAIFGDGAAAVCVTSEKPRRNGHNGHNGHNGHDSLNGANGHNGANGHNGANGHNGVNGHNGRKGHNLHNGNRIVIGRGSQKMWPDTLSIMGWEVDEDSLGVVFDKSIPTFTEDNFSSAVSGALAKLGKDISEIDRFVCHPGGTKVLQAIEQCLELQPESLNEEREVLRNFGNMSAPTVLFVLKQVLDNDHTGDMLMCALGPGFTASFLPITRA from the coding sequence TTGGACGTAGTTTTAGCAGGTATGTCCACGGTTGTTCCTGACGCCAAATTGCCGCAAACCCTGGTTTTGGATTGGGCCCGCCGGACCCTGGGCAGCAGGTTTGCCCAGTTTGAGCGGATGTCCAAAGCATTCGACAATGCAGGCATTGAGTCGCGCTACGCCGTGGCTGACATGTCCTGGTTTGAAACCCCCAAGTCCTGGCCGGAACGAAATTCCGTGTACCTCGAAGGCGCCACCCAGCTTTTTGTCAGATCCGCCACCGGCGCGCTGGATGATGCGGGCTGGGACGCAGATGAGGTTGACGCGATCGTTACCGTGTCATCCACCGGCATCGCGACGCCCACACTGGAGGCCCGGGCCCATCTTGAGATGGGGTTTCGCGAGGATGTAACGCGCATACCGGTTTTCGGGCTGGGCTGTGCCGGCGGTGTTTCGGGCCTGGCAATCGCGCGGGACTTTGCTGCCGCCCATGAAGGTACAAAGGTTCTGCTGGTGGCGGTTGAAGCCTGCACAGTATCGTTTTGTGCGGGCATTCCGCGCAAGGCGGACATTATCGGCTCGGCCATTTTCGGCGACGGCGCTGCAGCGGTGTGCGTCACCAGCGAAAAACCCCGTCGCAATGGTCACAATGGACATAACGGCCACAATGGCCACGACAGCCTGAACGGAGCCAACGGTCACAACGGTGCCAACGGACACAACGGTGCCAACGGACACAACGGTGTCAACGGACACAATGGTCGAAAGGGTCACAACCTCCACAACGGCAACAGGATTGTCATCGGCAGGGGGTCTCAGAAGATGTGGCCGGACACATTGTCCATCATGGGTTGGGAAGTCGACGAGGACAGCCTTGGCGTCGTTTTCGACAAGTCAATTCCCACATTCACCGAGGACAACTTCTCCTCGGCAGTCAGTGGCGCGCTGGCAAAGCTCGGCAAGGACATCAGCGAAATTGACCGCTTTGTCTGCCATCCCGGCGGCACCAAGGTATTGCAGGCAATTGAACAGTGCCTGGAACTGCAGCCCGAAAGCCTGAACGAGGAGCGCGAGGTGTTGCGCAATTTCGGCAATATGTCGGCTCCCACGGTGCTGTTTGTCCTCAAGCAGGTGCTGGACAATGACCACACCGGCGACATGCTGATGTGCGCGCTCGGGCCGGGGTTCACAGCGTCATTTCTGCCGATAACAAGGGCGTAG
- a CDS encoding 3-keto-5-aminohexanoate cleavage protein, translating into MAKPKRKVIITCAVTGAIHTPSMSPHLPVTPDEIAEAGIAAAEAGAAIIHLHARDPETGRPTQDPAVFEKFLPRIKQSSKAVINITTGGSPHMTVEERMRPAAVFKPEVASMNMGSMNFGLFPMLDRFSDFTHDWERSHLENSRDLVFKNTFSDIETILRVGNDNGTRFEFECYDISHLYNLAHFVDRGLARAPLFIQSVFGLLGGIGAHPEDLMHMKRTADRLFGDSYRWSILGAGRNQIPLASMGAAQGANVRVGLEDSLWIAPGELAKSNADQVSKMRQVLEGLSLDVATPDEARAMLDLKGGDQVGF; encoded by the coding sequence ATGGCAAAGCCAAAACGCAAAGTCATCATTACCTGTGCTGTCACAGGTGCCATTCACACCCCATCCATGTCACCACATCTGCCGGTCACGCCGGATGAGATAGCCGAAGCCGGCATCGCTGCTGCTGAAGCAGGTGCCGCCATCATCCATCTGCATGCCCGTGATCCGGAAACCGGTCGGCCCACCCAGGACCCGGCGGTGTTCGAGAAATTCCTGCCGCGCATCAAGCAGTCCAGCAAAGCGGTGATCAACATCACCACCGGCGGCAGCCCGCACATGACGGTTGAAGAGCGCATGCGTCCGGCCGCTGTGTTCAAGCCGGAAGTCGCGTCCATGAATATGGGATCGATGAACTTCGGCCTTTTTCCCATGCTCGACCGGTTTTCTGATTTTACCCATGACTGGGAAAGATCGCATCTGGAAAACTCGCGTGACCTGGTGTTCAAGAACACCTTCAGTGACATCGAGACCATCCTGCGGGTCGGTAACGACAACGGCACTCGCTTCGAGTTCGAATGCTACGATATTTCCCATCTCTACAACCTGGCGCACTTCGTCGACCGGGGGCTGGCGCGGGCACCCTTGTTCATCCAGTCGGTATTTGGTCTGCTCGGCGGCATCGGCGCACACCCGGAAGACCTCATGCACATGAAGCGCACTGCTGACCGACTGTTCGGAGACAGCTATCGCTGGTCGATCCTGGGAGCCGGACGCAACCAGATACCGCTGGCCTCCATGGGAGCGGCACAAGGTGCCAATGTGCGTGTCGGGCTGGAAGATTCCTTGTGGATCGCACCGGGCGAACTGGCGAAATCCAATGCCGACCAGGTAAGCAAGATGCGCCAGGTTCTGGAGGGCCTGTCGCTTGATGTCGCGACACCCGACGAAGCGCGGGCAATGCTCGACCTGAAAGGCGGCGACCAGGTTGGTTTCTGA
- a CDS encoding 3-oxoacyl-ACP reductase FabG, with protein MTETMGLKPGLRVLVTAGAGGIGRVIAETFAAAGARLHVCDVSDAALADCNSNFPDWGITHCDVSDEEQVATLFEDVNAHLGGLDVLINNAGIAGPTGGIDELDTQAWRNTIDVNLNGQFYCARLAVPLLKQSSNASIIGISSVAGRLGYAWRTPYAASKWAIIGLIKSLAIELGPDGIRVNALLPGIVEGPRIEKVIAARAETTGVSYEDMEHEYINKVSLRRMVTAQDIANQAMYLCSSLGANISGQAISICGNVEVL; from the coding sequence ATGACTGAAACAATGGGGTTGAAACCGGGTCTGCGCGTGCTGGTGACGGCGGGCGCCGGCGGTATTGGCCGGGTCATCGCAGAGACTTTTGCGGCGGCCGGCGCGCGTTTGCATGTGTGTGATGTGTCTGATGCGGCACTGGCCGACTGCAACAGCAATTTTCCTGACTGGGGCATCACACATTGCGACGTTTCCGACGAAGAACAGGTCGCAACGCTGTTTGAAGATGTCAATGCTCACCTGGGTGGACTGGACGTGCTGATCAACAATGCCGGCATTGCTGGGCCCACCGGCGGCATCGACGAACTCGACACACAAGCGTGGCGCAACACCATCGACGTGAACCTGAACGGCCAGTTCTACTGTGCGCGGCTTGCCGTGCCATTGCTCAAACAGTCATCCAATGCTTCGATTATCGGCATCTCCTCGGTGGCAGGCAGGCTCGGATATGCCTGGCGCACGCCATATGCTGCAAGCAAATGGGCCATCATCGGCCTGATCAAGAGTCTGGCCATCGAACTGGGGCCCGACGGCATCCGGGTCAACGCCTTGCTGCCCGGCATCGTCGAGGGACCACGCATTGAAAAGGTGATTGCCGCGCGCGCGGAGACAACCGGTGTGTCCTATGAGGATATGGAGCACGAATACATCAACAAGGTATCCCTGCGCCGCATGGTCACCGCGCAGGATATCGCCAACCAGGCGATGTACCTGTGCTCATCTTTAGGAGCCAACATCTCCGGCCAGGCCATCAGCATCTGCGGCAATGTCGAGGTGCTTTGA
- a CDS encoding c-type cytochrome, protein MQTETSFHSPASLAASILLLALTCSPAHSQSYGDAAKGKAFVQSNCARCHAVGLNDDSHMPEAPAFRTLHNRYPIDSLAEAFAEGIVTGHPAMPQFELSIDTINDMLAYMKGLAGPGD, encoded by the coding sequence ATGCAGACAGAAACCAGTTTTCACTCCCCCGCCAGCCTGGCAGCAAGTATTTTGTTGCTGGCGCTTACCTGTTCGCCCGCTCACAGCCAATCCTACGGAGATGCCGCAAAGGGCAAGGCGTTTGTACAAAGCAATTGTGCCCGCTGCCATGCGGTCGGGCTGAACGACGACAGCCATATGCCTGAGGCACCTGCTTTTCGCACACTGCACAATCGCTATCCCATCGACAGCCTGGCTGAAGCCTTCGCGGAAGGGATTGTTACCGGCCATCCGGCAATGCCGCAGTTCGAACTCAGCATCGACACTATCAACGACATGCTTGCCTATATGAAAGGTCTGGCCGGGCCGGGAGACTGA
- a CDS encoding arginase family protein, which produces MKDVRIASPMFLDRRSDAVAAMSRPGDRVIAAGPGSGDQTDSLAPIHRELAETVSGVVAGGDRPFAILGDCCQAIPVMAGLERTGLHPTLVWLDSHGDFNTWGTTPSGFLGGMPLAMLTGRGDQRMMQAVELSPIDDSRVVLCDGRDLDPGERTLVEGSGIVFIDSLDDLDPGALPQGPLYVHFDSDIIDANEAPAFLYPAKGGPSAEAMRHALEQLLATGRVGAISTTVGWDVARDSDGVTRNAVDHALKGLQPG; this is translated from the coding sequence ATGAAAGACGTTCGCATTGCCTCGCCGATGTTCCTGGATCGCCGTTCCGACGCGGTTGCCGCGATGAGCCGGCCCGGCGACCGGGTGATCGCGGCAGGGCCTGGCAGCGGCGACCAGACGGACAGCCTTGCACCCATTCACCGGGAACTGGCAGAGACGGTCTCTGGCGTCGTCGCCGGCGGAGACAGACCCTTCGCTATTCTGGGGGATTGCTGCCAGGCGATACCAGTGATGGCGGGGCTTGAACGCACCGGCCTGCACCCCACCCTGGTCTGGCTGGATTCCCACGGTGATTTCAACACGTGGGGCACAACACCATCCGGTTTCCTCGGCGGCATGCCGCTTGCCATGCTCACAGGACGCGGCGACCAGCGCATGATGCAGGCGGTGGAGCTTTCACCCATTGACGACAGCCGTGTGGTGTTGTGCGACGGACGTGATCTCGACCCCGGTGAGCGCACATTGGTGGAGGGTTCGGGAATCGTTTTCATTGACAGCCTTGATGACCTTGATCCGGGCGCGTTGCCGCAAGGTCCGCTCTATGTGCATTTCGACAGCGATATCATCGACGCGAACGAAGCGCCGGCATTTCTGTACCCGGCTAAAGGCGGGCCGTCGGCAGAAGCGATGCGGCATGCGCTGGAGCAGTTGCTGGCGACCGGCCGAGTGGGGGCAATCTCGACAACTGTGGGCTGGGATGTTGCCAGGGACAGCGACGGCGTGACCCGCAACGCGGTGGATCATGCTCTGAAAGGATTGCAGCCGGGATAA
- a CDS encoding cupin domain-containing protein: MTSTSVTGERKTLHSNCVTPLGHARNALRRAVETDTAPLGLPAALLREHETLKLYFYEPRGQDRQPPHDQDEIYVVMRGSGLFAIGEIEEAMERVAFGPGDAIFAPAGAVHRFESFTDDFGTWVIMYGRQGGEDLAPAPAA, translated from the coding sequence ATGACCAGCACTTCAGTTACAGGCGAAAGGAAAACCCTGCACTCAAACTGCGTAACGCCGCTTGGCCACGCCCGAAACGCCTTGCGCCGAGCTGTCGAGACAGACACTGCACCGCTGGGCCTGCCGGCCGCTCTTCTGCGCGAGCATGAGACGTTGAAGCTCTATTTCTACGAGCCGCGTGGTCAGGATCGACAACCACCGCATGACCAGGATGAGATCTATGTCGTGATGCGCGGATCGGGACTGTTCGCTATCGGTGAAATTGAAGAGGCCATGGAACGTGTTGCATTCGGTCCTGGCGATGCCATTTTTGCTCCGGCAGGAGCTGTTCATCGCTTCGAAAGTTTCACCGATGACTTCGGGACCTGGGTCATCATGTATGGTCGACAAGGTGGCGAGGACCTGGCCCCCGCACCAGCAGCATAG
- a CDS encoding alternative oxidase has protein sequence MIKQQAPLHSHHKPRGTSDLFASGLVKFLRFFADLFFARRYGHRAVVLETVAAVPGMVGGLLQHLKALRHIRDDQGWIRELLDEAENERMHLMTFVEIAKPTMLERLLIMVAQAAFYNLYFFLYLFFPKTAHRVVGYLEEEAVTSYTGYLEEIDAKRHPNVPAPQIAIDYWQLPDDARLRDVVVAVRADEAGHRDRNHEFADVLAGQSPDITEHATQPDASTANKHPRGI, from the coding sequence TTGATCAAACAACAGGCACCACTCCACAGCCATCACAAACCACGTGGAACAAGCGACCTTTTTGCATCTGGCCTGGTCAAGTTTCTTCGCTTCTTCGCCGATCTGTTTTTTGCCAGACGCTACGGCCATCGCGCTGTAGTGCTCGAAACAGTAGCTGCTGTGCCGGGCATGGTTGGCGGGCTGCTGCAACACCTCAAAGCGTTGCGCCATATTCGAGATGATCAGGGCTGGATACGCGAATTGCTGGACGAAGCGGAAAACGAGCGCATGCACCTGATGACATTCGTGGAAATCGCCAAGCCAACCATGCTGGAGCGTTTGCTGATAATGGTGGCGCAGGCGGCCTTCTATAATCTGTATTTTTTCCTTTACCTGTTCTTCCCGAAAACGGCACATCGCGTCGTCGGTTATCTGGAAGAGGAGGCGGTGACAAGCTACACCGGCTATCTCGAGGAGATCGACGCCAAGCGTCACCCGAACGTTCCCGCCCCGCAGATCGCAATTGATTACTGGCAGCTGCCGGACGACGCACGGCTTCGCGACGTTGTTGTGGCCGTACGCGCCGATGAGGCGGGCCACAGAGACCGAAATCACGAATTCGCCGACGTGTTGGCCGGACAATCTCCTGACATAACTGAACATGCCACACAGCCTGATGCGTCAACTGCAAACAAACACCCCCGCGGAATATAG
- a CDS encoding DUF2267 domain-containing protein, translating into MPMPAEYWNASKEFEAFMQDVRDTCMLQTHHQAYHTLRAVLHVFRSHLSVNQALAFAGILPPVVRAIFVEGWQPDVNASPSGFPDRSVLQTEVKSIRRDHNLAPDSAIADVAAALRRSSIDKHDLDNVLNRLPDGAVEFWCTGQNID; encoded by the coding sequence ATGCCCATGCCTGCGGAGTACTGGAATGCGTCGAAGGAATTTGAAGCGTTCATGCAGGACGTGCGTGACACCTGCATGCTGCAAACCCATCATCAGGCCTATCATACGCTGCGCGCCGTGCTGCATGTGTTTCGCAGTCACCTGTCTGTCAACCAGGCTTTGGCATTTGCAGGCATCCTTCCGCCGGTGGTTCGGGCCATCTTCGTGGAGGGCTGGCAACCTGACGTCAATGCCAGTCCGTCCGGCTTCCCGGACCGCAGTGTACTTCAAACGGAAGTCAAATCTATCCGGCGCGACCACAACCTTGCGCCCGACAGCGCCATTGCCGATGTGGCCGCGGCGCTACGGCGGTCCTCAATCGACAAACACGACCTGGACAACGTCCTGAACCGCCTTCCCGACGGTGCAGTGGAGTTCTGGTGCACCGGCCAGAACATCGATTGA
- a CDS encoding MarC family protein, with translation MDQVVIIKAFGAFFAIMNPFINLPIFLAMTSGMSVPDQRRLAIKVALFAFVMCAVLLVLGQKIIDFFGITVDEFRVAGGIVLASISWSMLQGSTAASHHGSGSEQEQMSELSGMAFYPMTFPMVVGPGTIATIIIYTGHASGTGQLLSIGLVLAVILVLLFLVLYFASFFGQVLSTTMRVIMTRLMGMILLAISVEMILDGIKAILPGLG, from the coding sequence GTGGATCAAGTCGTCATAATCAAGGCTTTCGGCGCCTTCTTCGCCATCATGAATCCGTTCATCAATCTTCCTATTTTCCTGGCCATGACAAGCGGCATGTCCGTGCCGGATCAGCGTCGCCTGGCGATCAAGGTCGCCTTGTTCGCCTTTGTAATGTGTGCTGTTCTGCTTGTGCTCGGGCAAAAGATCATCGACTTTTTTGGTATTACGGTGGATGAGTTCAGGGTTGCGGGTGGCATCGTGCTGGCCAGTATTTCCTGGTCGATGCTGCAAGGCTCGACGGCAGCCTCGCACCATGGTTCCGGCAGTGAACAGGAGCAGATGTCGGAACTCAGCGGGATGGCGTTTTATCCAATGACCTTCCCGATGGTGGTCGGCCCCGGTACAATCGCCACCATCATCATCTACACCGGCCATGCATCAGGAACCGGGCAGCTGTTGTCCATCGGCCTGGTTCTCGCTGTCATACTCGTGCTGTTGTTCCTGGTACTCTACTTCGCGTCATTTTTCGGCCAGGTGCTGAGTACCACGATGCGCGTGATCATGACCAGGCTGATGGGGATGATCCTTCTGGCAATATCCGTGGAAATGATATTGGACGGCATCAAGGCCATCCTGCCGGGCCTGGGCTAG
- a CDS encoding cytochrome P460 family protein translates to MQSQRSRYSFSTGATHAKHLAAFALTAFVAAAFGLAAVAQETERDLEDGDRPVQTGPVKQPEDPSGPRRHFRLKNPARLSGEDAERLYDAIRSDMATRYGLSGQSGAADYQTWKRYNRAPYRSVSHGNRYLNNYGNPASHAYGRYEQAGKLPVGSILAKDSMTVSKEGKAMPGALFLMEKMPDGFNYVSGDWRYTMIMPDGSLFGTTNGEGTERVKFCISCHLAVEQQDHLFFIPEEYRKN, encoded by the coding sequence GTGCAAAGTCAACGTTCCCGATATTCCTTCTCGACGGGAGCGACCCACGCAAAACACCTGGCGGCATTTGCGCTGACAGCATTTGTTGCTGCCGCTTTCGGGTTGGCTGCCGTGGCGCAGGAGACGGAACGGGACCTGGAAGACGGAGACAGGCCGGTTCAGACCGGCCCGGTCAAGCAGCCGGAAGACCCAAGCGGACCGCGCCGGCATTTCCGGCTGAAAAACCCGGCTCGTCTGAGCGGAGAAGATGCCGAGCGTCTTTATGACGCGATCAGGTCGGATATGGCGACCCGTTATGGGCTGTCCGGTCAGTCGGGAGCTGCGGATTACCAGACATGGAAGCGTTACAATCGGGCACCGTACCGGAGCGTGTCGCACGGAAACCGCTATCTCAATAATTACGGGAATCCCGCATCCCATGCCTACGGGCGCTATGAACAGGCCGGAAAACTGCCCGTCGGTTCGATACTTGCCAAAGACAGCATGACGGTGAGCAAGGAAGGGAAGGCCATGCCTGGGGCATTGTTCCTGATGGAAAAGATGCCGGACGGCTTCAATTATGTCAGCGGTGACTGGCGCTATACAATGATCATGCCTGACGGCAGTCTTTTCGGTACAACAAATGGTGAAGGAACGGAGCGGGTAAAGTTCTGCATTTCCTGTCACCTGGCAGTTGAACAGCAGGATCATCTGTTCTTCATCCCTGAAGAATACCGGAAAAACTGA
- a CDS encoding helix-turn-helix domain-containing protein: protein MNKKPPKAQRPPNIMHEMLRSFVTLAKFLNLTHAVNHLGSTRQTVRRHIEMLQSLRGEKLLAFVDRQYVLTRAGALALVEAEQILLLDDAWMRKEVRVVDGLTAVLYDSDAEVPYYSQQHSIDTIWASGTPLIQKGLLCWVESKAQLEAPEFDAVRDYLLAYRRHHREWLCVSIGEKSSYATWLGWSWAKSAIGKPLSDDPMASDADQYVSQSYDSILRSGGLRIDHVYTKIARTHGGVPEPITYQRLILRCMFPNGDYALVTLVDRTSEVQIVNVNLDDYPAMDPAML from the coding sequence ATGAACAAGAAACCGCCTAAAGCGCAGCGCCCGCCAAACATTATGCACGAAATGTTGCGCTCGTTCGTGACGCTTGCGAAGTTTCTCAACCTCACACACGCTGTCAACCACCTCGGCTCGACCAGGCAAACCGTACGGCGCCATATTGAAATGCTGCAGTCTCTGAGGGGAGAAAAGCTGCTTGCATTTGTTGACCGCCAGTATGTGCTGACCAGGGCAGGGGCCCTGGCGCTGGTCGAAGCGGAACAGATACTGCTGCTTGACGATGCCTGGATGCGCAAGGAAGTCAGGGTAGTGGATGGCCTGACCGCGGTTCTGTATGATAGCGATGCAGAGGTTCCTTATTACTCGCAGCAGCATTCCATCGATACGATCTGGGCAAGCGGAACACCACTGATACAGAAGGGGTTGCTTTGCTGGGTTGAATCCAAGGCGCAGCTTGAAGCCCCCGAATTTGATGCAGTCAGGGATTATCTCCTTGCATATCGTCGGCACCACCGCGAATGGCTGTGCGTCAGTATTGGTGAGAAATCTTCCTACGCAACCTGGTTGGGCTGGTCATGGGCAAAAAGCGCGATCGGCAAGCCGCTTTCTGATGACCCCATGGCCAGCGACGCCGACCAGTATGTCAGCCAGTCATATGACAGCATCCTGCGCAGCGGCGGTCTCCGCATCGATCACGTCTATACTAAGATAGCCAGGACCCATGGCGGTGTGCCTGAACCGATCACCTACCAGCGGCTCATCCTTAGGTGCATGTTTCCCAACGGTGATTATGCCCTCGTAACCCTGGTTGACAGAACAAGTGAGGTTCAGATCGTTAATGTAAATCTTGATGACTATCCTGCGATGGACCCGGCCATGCTATAA
- a CDS encoding DUF1971 domain-containing protein translates to MDASLPEGLVKYSQSPVFDQDSVPLALQKDHRTKAGVWARAVVSHGSIEYVLEAMPGDPLVVSAGQHALIEPEVPHHVRVIGPVEFQLEFFRKR, encoded by the coding sequence ATGGATGCCTCGCTGCCTGAGGGCCTGGTCAAGTACAGTCAATCTCCGGTTTTCGATCAGGATTCTGTGCCTCTTGCCCTGCAGAAAGACCACAGGACCAAGGCAGGTGTCTGGGCCAGGGCTGTCGTCTCGCACGGCTCAATCGAATATGTCCTTGAGGCAATGCCGGGTGACCCTCTGGTGGTCTCTGCCGGTCAGCATGCCCTGATCGAGCCGGAAGTGCCGCACCATGTGCGCGTTATCGGGCCGGTCGAGTTTCAACTGGAATTCTTCCGGAAACGATGA
- a CDS encoding Rrf2 family transcriptional regulator, whose protein sequence is MRLNQASDFALRVLMLLANEKEPITVEEIAQRLQLVKSHVMKIVAKLVKAGILESHRGRTGGISLGKPPAQIMVGDVVREIEADLAIVECMLDKECGCVFSPRCKLKGVMADARSAFLDVLDTRSLQSIVMQP, encoded by the coding sequence ATGCGCCTGAACCAAGCAAGCGATTTCGCCCTAAGGGTACTGATGTTGCTGGCCAATGAGAAAGAGCCAATCACGGTGGAGGAAATCGCCCAGCGATTGCAACTGGTTAAATCTCACGTGATGAAAATCGTCGCCAAGCTGGTGAAGGCCGGAATTCTGGAATCACACCGCGGCCGGACCGGCGGTATAAGCCTCGGAAAACCGCCAGCCCAGATCATGGTCGGTGATGTCGTCCGGGAGATTGAAGCCGATCTGGCAATTGTCGAATGCATGCTCGACAAGGAATGCGGTTGCGTGTTTTCTCCAAGATGCAAGCTGAAAGGCGTCATGGCTGATGCCAGATCCGCATTCCTCGACGTACTCGACACCCGATCGCTGCAATCGATTGTGATGCAGCCGTAA
- a CDS encoding SLC13 family permease — protein sequence MAELVFTFEMGVVAATLAFTIFLFVSEIIRIDLAAILILVLLGLLSYVPGLDNLADPTRLFDGFASNAVISIIAVMIVGAGLDKTGIMNKVAATILKRGGTTEARVLPIVSGTVGVISSFLQNVGAAALFLPVVSRISARTGIAPGRLLMPMGFCAILGGTMTMVGSSPLILLNDLIQTANANLPATQKMQPFGLFSVTPIGLALIVTGIAYFLLLGRWVLPGGQTKMNVSAGQGTSDYLERVYGLQADVFEVDVPANSPLVGQQLADINLNNNLYIISTYLKGKVSMVQVLTAEIEAPCRLAIIGKRSVVARFADKNNLRMRPELDVFSEEFALTNAGIAEVVVPPGSGVIGKCPRDLLLRKTTGLSLLAIYRGEEILSHVETEDHEPTAIGLVEFQAGDMLVAHVKWDMLTRLKQDRSWVVVTSDYPQEELRPQKVSWALGFFLLSLSMILFTDVRLSLCLLTGAVGMLLTRVLSIDEAYHSVGWNTVFLLASLIPLGQAVQNTGTAAWLAQQILIILDGWPVWSLQVGIAVLATVFSLVMSNVGATVLLVPLAVSIAVAAGADPALFALTVAISTSNSFIIPTHQVNALIMGPAGYKVIDFVKSGGIMTILFLIVSLVMLNVVF from the coding sequence TTGGCGGAGCTTGTCTTCACATTTGAGATGGGCGTGGTGGCGGCAACGCTGGCTTTCACTATTTTCCTGTTTGTTTCCGAGATCATACGCATCGACCTGGCCGCCATCCTGATCCTGGTTCTGCTGGGACTTTTGAGTTACGTGCCCGGCCTGGACAATCTCGCCGACCCGACCAGGCTGTTTGACGGCTTTGCGTCAAACGCGGTTATCTCGATCATCGCGGTGATGATTGTAGGTGCCGGCCTCGACAAGACCGGCATCATGAACAAGGTCGCCGCCACAATCCTGAAACGCGGCGGCACCACCGAAGCACGGGTCTTGCCCATTGTATCGGGCACCGTTGGAGTGATTTCCAGCTTTCTGCAGAATGTAGGGGCCGCGGCGCTGTTCCTTCCGGTCGTCAGCCGTATCTCCGCCCGGACCGGCATTGCGCCGGGCCGGCTGCTGATGCCGATGGGGTTTTGCGCCATCCTCGGCGGCACCATGACAATGGTCGGATCGTCGCCCTTGATCCTGCTCAACGACCTGATCCAAACGGCCAACGCCAACCTGCCTGCAACCCAGAAGATGCAACCGTTCGGGCTGTTTTCGGTAACACCCATCGGCCTTGCCCTGATCGTGACCGGCATTGCCTATTTCCTGCTTCTGGGGCGCTGGGTGCTGCCCGGTGGCCAGACCAAGATGAATGTGTCCGCAGGCCAGGGCACGTCGGATTATCTGGAACGGGTATATGGCCTACAGGCTGACGTGTTCGAGGTCGATGTGCCAGCCAACAGCCCGCTGGTCGGACAACAACTGGCCGACATCAACCTCAACAACAACCTTTACATCATCAGCACCTACCTCAAGGGCAAGGTATCGATGGTACAGGTTCTAACGGCAGAGATCGAAGCACCGTGCCGTCTGGCAATCATCGGAAAAAGATCCGTCGTTGCCAGGTTCGCCGACAAGAACAACCTGCGGATGCGGCCGGAACTGGATGTGTTCAGCGAGGAATTTGCGCTGACAAATGCAGGCATTGCGGAAGTCGTGGTACCGCCGGGATCAGGCGTTATCGGCAAATGCCCGCGCGACCTGCTGCTGCGCAAGACCACCGGCCTCAGCCTGCTGGCCATTTATCGCGGCGAGGAAATCCTGAGCCACGTGGAAACCGAAGATCACGAACCAACCGCAATCGGACTGGTGGAGTTCCAGGCCGGTGACATGCTGGTTGCACATGTCAAATGGGATATGCTGACACGGCTCAAACAGGACCGTTCGTGGGTTGTGGTCACCTCCGACTACCCACAGGAAGAATTGCGCCCGCAGAAGGTCAGTTGGGCGCTAGGGTTCTTTTTGCTTTCCCTGTCGATGATCCTGTTTACTGATGTGCGCCTGTCGCTGTGCCTGCTGACCGGCGCGGTGGGCATGCTGCTGACCAGGGTATTGAGCATCGACGAGGCCTACCACTCGGTCGGCTGGAACACGGTGTTCCTGCTGGCCAGCCTGATCCCGCTTGGCCAGGCGGTGCAGAACACCGGCACTGCTGCATGGCTCGCCCAGCAGATCCTGATCATTCTCGATGGCTGGCCGGTGTGGTCGTTGCAGGTCGGGATAGCGGTCCTGGCGACCGTGTTCTCGCTGGTGATGTCCAACGTCGGCGCCACGGTTCTGCTGGTACCGCTGGCGGTGTCAATTGCGGTTGCGGCAGGTGCCGACCCTGCCCTGTTTGCGCTGACCGTGGCGATCTCGACCTCAAACTCGTTCATCATTCCGACCCACCAGGTCAACGCCCTGATCATGGGGCCGGCCGGCTACAAAGTCATAGATTTCGTCAAGAGCGGCGGCATCATGACAATCCTGTTTCTGATCGTCTCGCTGGTCATGCTGAATGTCGTCTTCTGA